The Scleropages formosus chromosome 3, fSclFor1.1, whole genome shotgun sequence genome contains the following window.
AACTGTTCTTATGAGTTAGtagaacatatttttaataaatttgtttttttcataacGTATGTACTGCTATTGTTTAAACTCACCCTTATGATATTATATCCCAAGGTGTAAATGCTGAAACAGTTATATGTTATTTTTAGCTATATATATGTCAGTTCTTAGTGCCAGTGTAAATTGCAACTATAATAACCTTTATTACAGCCAATAGTTCTAAAGACATCTTAGATCATTAATAACTTTCTGTGGAAACTACTGGAACAAACTCCAGAAATTACCCCACTGGAACCTGCAAGTACACCGCCCTTTATCTGAGCCTGCACAAGACAAGCAACTAGCAGACACACTGTGGGTCTTGCGCTTTCTGAGTCCTACCTGCTGCAGGCAGCAGGggaagcagcagctgctgcacttGAGAGGGCGAGTGAGGGTAAGAATTTCCTGGCCAAAGTTATCCTGAACGTGTAGGACAAAGGAACGCATGGGTCCGCAGCAGTTCCTGTTGCAACAGTCGTTCTCCTCTACCACAAAGAAGACCTGTTGACCAAGGCTGTTCTTCACCACATACTTGTTGTTCATCTCCCAGCCAAGCATAACTGTGAGTGAGGGCAAACAGGGTTATACAATCTCCATCAGCATTCTTTACCGATTATGATCAGTATACAGTACGGTACGGTATACAGTATGCAAAACCTGTATATAAAATGACAGTATCCTGGAGTATCAGCAAACTCCCAGCACCAgtacaaatcattttaaagttaaaatattttgtttgataTGAATCAGTACCTTCCGCAAGCTCGACCTTCTGGTGAACAAGCAGCTGGTCAATCTGTGAATATATCAGTTGAGTCAGTTACAAATGAGAGCAAAAGGTTGCTCTAGGTATatgcatgaaaaacagcaaaCGTGCAGATCTTTACAACACTGACACCAGCTCTTGGGCTACACATTTGGTGGGGCAACCTGGCCTGGACAGATGGCCAGTAgaaattttctccatttgtagATGATCTTTAGGACAGCGAAGTGATTGACTAcacattacaggtggtccccaatttacgatggttcgacttacatggtgagctggcgatagacacacacacacacacacattttcagaaccgcttgtcccatacggggtcacggggaaccggagcctacccggtaacacagggcgtaaggccggaaggggaggggacacacccaggacgggacgccagtccgccgcaaggcaccccaagcgggactcgaaccccagacccaccggagagcaggactgcggtccaacccactgcgccaccgcaccccttggcgatagacattcagtagaaatcatacttcaaattttgaatttagatttttttcccacaggcaagcaatatgcagagcgatactctctcgcaatgctgggcagcggcagcaatctgcatcttccagtctgtcacgcagaggtgtgtattaagtgtattaaatacattttcaacttctgatattttcgacttccaatgagtttcgcagaacgtaaccccatcgtaaatagGGAACCACCAGTACTTCAAAATTGCTTTAACACACTCACAGGCATCAATAACATTTCTTGTATGGGACTCAAAGAGCTTTTTTAAGTTTGTCAAGAGCCACAGACCTCAACTGCTAACAGACTATATGTTTCTGGTGTTTACATAAGACAGTGCCCTCAAAGCTACGCTAAAGATGTTCTGAAAATTTGCCCCTGTTGTGGTGCATTTGATTATAATTTTAGGCATTTGTTGCAATGATAAAGGTAGGGATTTCTTTTCCTCCACAagaaaattgcatttctgttgATTTAAATAGTACAAATGAGTTcaaaacgtgttttttttatatttagaaatCTGATCACCTTTATCTATCAGTATTgcttaaataagaaaatatgcttttgttttaaaatgtacaaaaaaaaacttttcatggggtgtacttactttttccacattactGTACTAAACTTATCGACTGATTGTTACTGACTGTAACATAgtggttggatttacaaacaaactcaGTTATGATCCAACTTCCTACTGCACTTCACAATACAattcacataaataaaataaattctacaAATTCACAATACAGTGTAATCTTTAATTCAGTCAGAATAATTTCActtcttttttaatgaataataatcatGTAAATCAAACTAAACGTGATATGACAAGTCTGTTCAAACTATCTGTGTACAGAATCACAATGAAAGGCTTAAGGATATAGACCAACATACCTGTGTCAGGTACTCGAGTCCTGGAGGGCAGCCAGGGGGCCGCTGTGGAACCGGCATTAGCACAAGTGCATTTGGAGGCACGTAGCCTTGATTAGAGTGAGAGATAACAATAACTCAGAACAAACCGCACAGGATGGCATTCAAAAGTGTACTCAATACTCCAAAACAATGGATTTACCTGGTGGTACGGGTACCGTGGAAGGTTCTGGTGCAGGAAACACTTCATTTCTTCTAAAAGGTTTGTTAGTGTTTGCTGTAACAAAATACTCATTTAGGACACAAACTCTAAATACACTagtaaagacaaaaaagcaatattatcACAATAGCtcatgttacagtattttaaattgcattttccagTATAATCACAACTGCTAACTTTAAACTTTTAACCACAATAACACTACAACATTAATGCATGTCATGGGGACCTACATATATGACAGCTCtaattaataatacagtatgGTGCAGTACTTCAACAACAAAAGAGGTCTTTGTGTTGCAAACATTCaagtgacacattttttaaaatacaattttctgtttttcatttatttttatttgtattacagCAGTCCCCCCTTATCTGCGGgagatatgttccaagacccacggcggatgcctgaaaccgcggatagtaccgaaccctatatatatatatatataatatttttttcctatacagaaaaagaaagaaagaaaagtaagGACCAATacccaggtcctcataagtaCTGTACTTATGAACAAATACTAAATActactaaataataatactaaataatactaaatactactgtattttccaaaaatgtgttggAAGACATCACTTGCATTTCAGAATCAAGCCATTAGTTAGCAGTAAAATGCACGTAAACAGAGAAGGAGTGTAGGACTAGATTAATTTGCCTCACAGTGTTGAAAACTTGTATGATGTCTGTTAGTGTCTGTGATCAGTAATAGCATTTTTATAacatgaatcagtcaacaatcagcactgagTAGGAATTTTTAGGAGACTACATGTTTTTAAGATATCAgtgatttattaaattattactctacaggcagtccccagattacaaatgagttccattcctaaatctgtctttaagtcggatttttacataagtcggaacagttaggtatggttcATGTCTAACGCCAGTTATTCAAATGCTTGtcatagtatacagtatatggtgtacctttctatgcatagaaaacattaaagaaacacttccagatacactaaaacatctttaatataacaatagaataataataatgcaatgtaatgatgataataataacaataataaaagtaactacagtatttataatagagagagacatagaaagagataataaatgttactactgtcatgatgaacaaaggacacggaggaggcttgacccaagtgcaggaccgtttattcagaatcaaaggactagatgtgttGTCATGGTCGGGAATGGGCAAATGGTTAGTCAATCAGCGAActaacagaggcgaggatccaaaATCATGGTTGAGGGACCAGGCGggtggtcgttatcaaagagacgtggaatgggactggggaacaatgagggacaggacttggaagagcaacgCGAGGTAtgtttgagaacgcagaggggaCCGTTGttcgagtgagattccgcaactgggaagaggttgggaagtgtcttttatagccgagtgctccgattaaagctgctggttgaggaatttataatagagaggggagagaaagaaagaaaaaaaagggtgtgtgtgagaaacattaaagaaactttaatgttcgcttttctaGCGTTCGcttgtgtttcacctttttttgatcactttattatttccactttagtttcaatcatgatcgttttccttttctttgatgcatcacatttatgctttggtgcaacggttaggagggtaaaaacaaaaaaaaaaattaaagccaaatagaGTAACACACAAGTCACTGTTAACAGAAACGtagtccaactgaaaagaaggaagtctttgtcctacctcagaCTCATGTGCCGCCCAAGAGCAACAAACTGCTGTAcacgcacaatgttttgatgtgcgtcACAAAGTAGctcctgtttgttattacaaatcactgtatgtaactcgaatttttaatatagtaggcttttcGGGGGGgttgtaactacgggttgtacataagtAGTACGTTCATAACCAGGGAACTGCCTGTACTATTAAGCTTTAAAGTGATTGTAACATTGTCCTTGGATATACAAAGAAACccagttacaaacagacttagGATTCTAAGCTGAGCAACCAACTCAGGAAAGCATTTAGGACATCTGCTATAAATATGGCTATTACTGTGGCATTTGATTACAAAGATTTGGTTTATGAAATTGCTAACTTTTCCTTAGTTACTTTTGcaaatttatgtatttgtacGTATGCACCTAAATAtcaaatttttaacatttccgTTTCAcatagggggtgcggcggcgcaacaggcttgaccgggtcctgctctccggtaggtctgggttcgagtcccgcttgggttgccttgtgacggactggtgccccatcctgggtgtcccgtcctgggtgtgtcccctccccctccagccttacgccgtatgtgttaccgggttaggctccggctcactgcaaccccgcttgggacaaacgatttcagacagcgtgtgtgtatttcacgTAGTTTTAAAGTCTATAATCAACAATATAAGCCAGTACTGTACTTTCAGATGATATTTGAAATGCTTTAACTTAAAGTATATTACTACTATTAATCTATTATATGCCGTGAAACTGCGTGTCATTTCAAATAACAATAGTGGCATACCAACCAAATGAAGTTCAATAATACCATATATTACTGTGCCACTGCAATAGATAAGAGGGGGGAGAATTTTCATGATAACAATGTACAACCATTCTTAATCAGACTTTTGTGGCCTCTGAGAAACTTCTGTATCTACAACTACATCTGCTGAACCAGCCCACAGAATTAACTGAAACAAGAAACATGACTTTCTTCAGAAACCTTGATCTTACATTGTGAATCCATGGGAATGATCTCCCTCAGAAAACATGAATATGTTTGCAcctataaataatatttttaattaaattatggtTATAAAATCTGTAGTTAACAATATCGAAGTCAAACATTATTCTTGTATCCCCTGTCTGCTCTTTAAAGcttatttgtatttgtacttaAGAGCAGAGGAATCTATTCTGTCAAAACCTCCTAAAATATGTACAGTTCACATCTTAATATGACCCCACTTTTGTTCCCATAAGAGAGATATTTGACCAGCTTTAGAAAATGCCGTAAAGTTTCATGCAAGTTTGTGAGAACCCCACTGCCACAGCAGCTACCGTTCACTAGACTATTGTGGCTGTGTGGTGAGCAGAGTTGACATGCCACAATGAGAAACTAACTATGGCTATAGCTGAGCTATCAAAGAGAATAGACTAAAACAGGAAATGTGAGAATTCCTCCAGAAAGCTCTTTTCTTACTTTGTGCATCCATGGAAATGTCCATATACTTTCTCTGTaagcataaaaacaaaaacaccgtTACATATGGCAGCAGAACACCAGATTAACAAGCATAACATTTTCTTCGAATTATAACACAAGCTTGTTGTAACTAGTTGATTCCTTACTACCACAAAATACTAAAAGGTTATTCATGAAACAGAATTAATTTATAAAGTGACATACCAGTGATATCAGACTTGGATTCCTTGAGAAAATGTACAAAggctaaaatgtttaaagtattTCTGCAACGTTTTAAAAATTTCTGGGAACTGTTACGTGACACAAAATGTTACAAACTGATATTAACAAGgaagtgaaatacacacacacacattttcagaaccgcttgtcccttacggggtcacggggaaccggagcctacccggcaacacagggcataaggccggagggggaaggggacacacccaggacaggacgccagtccgccgcaaggcaccccaagcgggacttgaaccccagacccactggagagcaggactgcggtccaacccactgcgccaccgcacccccttggaaGTGAAATATTCCacgtaaaatacatttacacttagacacttttctgcaaagcgacatacatctgcgagtacaatacaaaaaaactgcatcctagcagcagaaggagagatttggatgcaaaacTATGGTATTTGCAGGTTTtataacaaatgcaaatgatcTTCACCAAACACCCCAATTAAGAACACTGAAAAGCAAACTACTTACGTATGGAAATGGGTGTAAAcagaaagacacaggcagtTATCTCCGGAATGCCAACGCACAGCTCCGTGAAGCTCCGATACACGTCGCCCCTGCAACTGTTTCCCTGTGTCTCGCGTCACCTGGGTGATAGGGCTTTGGCCTCAAGCCAAACTTCACTGTCCAGTTGAAACACAAACCATGCCCACATCCAGAGACACGTTAGCAGGTGtcaaaatgcaaattcattttGTAAGAACATGCATAAACAACACGGTGCATTTCTAAACCCTATGGGGCCTTTACAAAACACCTGTTGTTTTACCCTGGATAAGACTAATGTTGATATCATTAGTACATACTTACAGTATATTGCTATATTGCCAAACACTGCAATAATATTGCCAACTAAATAACTAAAGTGCAATATTATTGGTAAATTCACTAATCACTCAGTAGTCATCTCCAagtactattttaaaaaatattaaactttgcAGGTAGCCACAGTGTATTTcagcaaactgaaaatgacaatatttgaagaaataaaaacaaaaataaaaaaacctaaCAGGCGCCACAGTGAGTTTGTATCTTCACATCTCATGGGTTTTTTTGTATAGAAATGTCACTAGTGTGCAGCGCAAGAGACATTAAGGTGACTGAAGTGAACGAATTAAACTTTGGACCGGTTCATCACATGAACACTGTCACTGGCCTCTGCTTTTGATTCCcgaaaagaacattttattgcactgAAGATTATCGCAAGTGATTAATCAGGTACAGACTAGACCAGTACTGCCGCGGTTTATCTACATGATCGCGAAGCCCAGCAGGACTGACGAAGCAGACGACGCTTCGTTAAGAAACGCCGCCGTTCCCCACAGACAACACACTCGACTCGTTCCCTCTTTTTCCACACTTAATATGAGCGTCTCTCTCCCCGTATTCatatttagaaacatttttattccaacCAAGCTAATAATCTGTCCGATGAGTGACGAAACTGAAAAGCCTGAGGGTTTCAATCTCTTACGCGCCGAGTAGTTCGTTTAACTCCTCGACGCCTAAGAGATTGTACCGTACCGCGTACGGTATAGAGAAACACAGTGAATTTTTGTGCGGATGGTATTATAGGATAAACATAGTGAACTATTGCAAATGAACGTGTAGTAGT
Protein-coding sequences here:
- the LOC108935257 gene encoding phospholipid scramblase 1-like isoform X1, giving the protein MDISMDAQTNTNKPFRRNEVFPAPEPSTVPVPPGYVPPNALVLMPVPQRPPGCPPGLEYLTQIDQLLVHQKVELAEVMLGWEMNNKYVVKNSLGQQVFFVVEENDCCNRNCCGPMRSFVLHVQDNFGQEILTLTRPLKCSSCCFPCCLQQLEVQGPPGNTIGFIVQDWHFYLPKFTIQNERKEPVLKVVGPCCDCKCCSDVNFEVISLDETSNVGRISKQWTGVLREMYTDADNFGIKFPMDLDVKIKAVLLGACFLIDFMFFEHNN
- the LOC108935257 gene encoding phospholipid scramblase 1-like isoform X2 — translated: MDSQSNTNKPFRRNEVFPAPEPSTVPVPPGYVPPNALVLMPVPQRPPGCPPGLEYLTQIDQLLVHQKVELAEVMLGWEMNNKYVVKNSLGQQVFFVVEENDCCNRNCCGPMRSFVLHVQDNFGQEILTLTRPLKCSSCCFPCCLQQLEVQGPPGNTIGFIVQDWHFYLPKFTIQNERKEPVLKVVGPCCDCKCCSDVNFEVISLDETSNVGRISKQWTGVLREMYTDADNFGIKFPMDLDVKIKAVLLGACFLIDFMFFEHNN